The following proteins are encoded in a genomic region of Tigriopus californicus strain San Diego chromosome 6, Tcal_SD_v2.1, whole genome shotgun sequence:
- the LOC131881962 gene encoding eukaryotic translation initiation factor 3 subunit A-like: MVVSQVVIYQILRKTPIKDTAMALMAIIYNNDDSTEGACTCCPLLRLSRPRDRAGDSPHERNRAGGSPHERIKQETLPMRRIEQEALPMRGIKQETLPMRRIEQEALPTRGIKKEALTMRGIEQKALPMRGIKQETLPMRRIEQEALPMRGIKQETLPMRGIEQEALPMRGIEQEALPTRGIKQEALPMRGIKQETLPMRGIEQETLHMRGIKQEALPMRGLSGLALVCGGIAVCSPWMKGTDAHCAPG, from the exons ATGGTGGTCAGCCAGGTGGTTATCTACCAAATTCTAAGGAAAACTCCAATCAAGGATACAGCTATGGCTTTAATGGCTATTATTTATAACAATGATGACAGCACCGAAGGAG CATGCACATGCTGCCCTCTGTTGAGGCTCTCCCGTCCAAGGGATCGAGCAGGAGACTCTCCCCATGAGAGGAATCGAGCAGGAGGCTCTCCCCATGAGAGGATCAAGCAGGAGACTCTCCCCATGAGAAGGATCGAGCAGGAGGCTCTCCCCATGAGAGGGATCAAGCAGGAGACTCTCCCCATGAGAAGGATCGAGCAGGAGGCTCTCCCCACGAGAGGGATCAAGAAGGAGGCCCTCACCATGAGAGGGATTGAGCAGAAGGCTCTTCCCATGAGAGGGATCAAGCAGGAGACTCTCCCCATGAGACGGATCGAGCAGGAGGCTCTCCCCATGAGAGGGATCAAGCAGGAGACTCTCCCCATGAGAGGGATCGAGCAGGAGGCTCTCCCCATGAGAGGGATCGAGCAGGAGGCTCTCCCCACGAGAGGGATCAAGCAGGAGGCCCTCCCCATGAGAGGGATCAAGCAGGAGACTCTCCCCATGAGAGGGATCGAGCAGGAGACTCTCCACATGAGAGGGATCAAGCAGGAGGCTCTCCCCATGAGGGGATTGAGCGGATTGGCGCTGGTGTGCGGAGGGATTGCCGTTTGTAGTCCCTGGATGAAAGGAACTGATGCCCACTGTGCCCCTGGATGA
- the LOC131882070 gene encoding homeobox protein 2-like, with protein sequence MSQICVKDESSVNYNNNIFINNINKNDNNDDDQVTLNRQKYRIDSDQLHYADPNEPAQGSIVDVRRFIEAHQPTENYPTRIKTEEQQRSPDSSVSPESERRDSIDKVTRCPVCQKYVPNLPQHISHQHPPYAARFKSQQSPSPSSSSESGQSSPTHHLVSSSSLGDPSPTNMDVASLPPSTVPLFLQRQNMHGLDYRDPRGDVDKHSVIPNLLRLSSAGMNNASDDQNPSSNLLRTTQELLRVAAASNSLNHNTSRVDSLPMNLSVRKANYANGNTMDNIVKGMVNNNNNNGPHSVPRELDDGVRSTFSQSVNSMSDSESVGSGSDPNSLTRKRRKQTHVPENKKDERYWARRHKNNEAAKRSRDMRIKREKVVFEENSRLEKITVDLKSDLDRLATENKELHLKMDLILGENSRLKSILLGYQSREEHRRASVEDKSNTNRDGSPFDHRPFPLPDGNK encoded by the exons ATGTCCCAAATCTGCGTGAAAGACGAGTCGTCAGTGaactacaacaacaatatCTTCATCAATAACATTAACAAGAACgataataatgatgacgaTCAAGTCACCTTAAACCGCCAAAAGTACCGAATTGACAGTGATCAACTACATTACGCAGATCCCAACGAACCAGCCCAAGGATCCATTGTCGATGTGAGAAGATTCATCGAAGCACACCAACCAACCGAGAACTATCCCACAAGAATTAAA ACTGAGGAACAACAAAGAAGCCCGGATAGCTCGGTCTCACCGGAGTCAGAGAGACGCGATTCCATTGACAAAGTGACCCGTTGTCCCGTGTGTCAAAAGTACGTGCCCAATCTGCCGCAACACATTTCCCACCAACACCCACCCTACGCTGCCCggttcaaatcccaacaaTCCCCGTCACCCTCATCCTCTTCAGAGAGTGGTCAAAGCAGTCCCACACATCACCTAGTGAGCTCATCCTCCTTGGGGGACCCATCTCCAACGAACATGGACGTGGCCAGCCTACCCCCTTCCACAGTACCTTTATTTCTTCAACGACAAAATATGCACGGCTTAGACTACCGCGATCCCCGAGGAGATGTGGACAAGCACTCTGTGATACCCAACTTATTGCGACTCTCTTCTGCGGGCATGAACAACGCGTCCGATGACCAGAATCCAAGCAGCAATTTGCTCCGCACCACCCAAGAACTTCTGCGAGTTGCAGCCGCGAGTAATTCGCTCAATCACAACACGTCGCGAGTCGACAGTTTGCCCATGAATCTTTCGGTCAGGAAGGCCAATTATGCCAATGGCAACACTATGGACAATATTGTTAAGGGGATggtgaataataataataacaatggCCCTCACTCCGTCCCGCGCGAGCTCGACGATGGGGTCAGGTCCACGTTCTCTCAAAGTGTCAATTCCATGTCAGACTCAGAGTCCGTAGGTTCTGGATCCGACCCGAACTCTTTAACTCGAAAGCGACGAAAACAGACGCATGTACCAGAAAATAAGAAGGACGAACGGTACTGGGCCAGGCGGCACAAGAACAACGAGGCTGCCAAGCGAAGCCGTGATATGCGGATCAAGCGGGAGAAGGTGGTGTTTGAAGAGAATTCCCGTTTGGAAAAGATCACCGTGGATCTGAAGAGTGACCTCGATCGCTTGGCCACAGAAAACAAGGAACTGCATCTCAAGATGGACTTGATCTTGGGGGAGAACTCTCGCCTCAAGTCCATCCTCTTGGGTTACCAAAGCCGTGAGGAGCACCGCCGGGCCTCGGTCGAGGACAAATCGAACACAAATCGGGACGGGAGTCCGTTTGACCATCGACCTTTCCCTCTACCAGATGGGAACAAATGA